A window of Clostridium botulinum BKT015925 contains these coding sequences:
- a CDS encoding 5'-methylthioadenosine/adenosylhomocysteine nucleosidase has product MIIGIIGAMDEEVEILLNNIELESKTKKANMEFNLGKLWGKDVVVVRSGIGKVNAAVCAQILVDDYKVDKMINVGVAGGMGKDIMPGDVVIADTLVQHDMDTTVFGDKLGQVPRLDSYDFKCDQELIKLAEEACKKNTEHESFIGRIVSGDQFIASVDKINWLSDEFNAIACEMEGASIAQVCYLNSVPFVVIRSISDNANNGAHIDYEKFIPIGVKNSTNILKGILENI; this is encoded by the coding sequence ATGATTATTGGAATTATTGGAGCTATGGATGAAGAAGTAGAAATCTTACTAAATAATATAGAACTTGAAAGCAAAACTAAAAAGGCAAATATGGAATTTAATTTAGGAAAGCTTTGGGGAAAGGATGTTGTAGTAGTAAGAAGTGGTATAGGGAAAGTAAATGCTGCAGTATGTGCACAAATTTTAGTAGATGATTATAAAGTAGATAAAATGATAAATGTTGGAGTAGCTGGTGGAATGGGAAAAGACATAATGCCAGGAGATGTAGTTATTGCAGATACGCTTGTACAACATGATATGGATACAACAGTTTTTGGAGATAAGCTTGGTCAAGTTCCTAGATTAGATTCTTATGATTTTAAATGTGATCAAGAACTTATAAAACTTGCTGAAGAAGCATGTAAAAAAAATACAGAACATGAAAGTTTTATAGGAAGAATAGTATCTGGAGATCAATTTATAGCAAGTGTTGATAAAATCAACTGGTTAAGTGATGAATTTAATGCTATTGCGTGTGAAATGGAAGGTGCAAGTATAGCTCAAGTATGTTATTTAAATTCAGTTCCTTTTGTAGTAATAAGATCCATTTCAGATAATGCTAATAATGGTGCGCATATAGATTATGAAAAATTTATACCTATTGGAGTTAAAAACTCAACAAATATATTAAAAGGAATATTAGAAAATATATAA
- a CDS encoding TraR/DksA C4-type zinc finger protein, with amino-acid sequence MKSDSELSSELSLYDNHPADTGQQFYDKAKGAALQKNEIEILNAIDDSLDDIKHGKYGVCRACGRQIPNERLEVIPYAKYCIECKRAQCNSMPPDSHNRPPEEEVIEEPFGYGNNDNSTSIPFDSEDSYQAVERFNEMENVYEFTDYDEDDEHIGIVEEVDRISNQQYRNQLPD; translated from the coding sequence ATAAAATCAGATAGTGAGTTATCTTCTGAACTATCTCTTTATGATAATCATCCAGCTGATACAGGACAGCAATTTTATGATAAGGCTAAAGGTGCTGCGTTACAAAAAAATGAAATAGAAATATTAAATGCAATAGATGATTCATTAGATGATATAAAACATGGAAAGTATGGTGTTTGTAGAGCGTGTGGAAGACAGATTCCTAATGAAAGGTTGGAAGTTATTCCTTATGCCAAATATTGTATAGAGTGTAAAAGAGCACAATGTAATTCTATGCCACCAGATAGTCATAATAGACCACCGGAAGAAGAGGTTATAGAAGAACCTTTTGGATATGGAAATAATGATAATTCTACTTCTATACCTTTTGATTCAGAAGATAGTTATCAAGCTGTAGAAAGATTTAATGAGATGGAAAATGTATATGAATTTACTGATTATGATGAAGATGATGAACATATAGGAATTGTAGAAGAAGTAGATAGAATAAGTAATCAGCAATATAGAAACCAGTTACCTGATTAA
- the lspA gene encoding signal peptidase II → MEILVIIIGILLDRFTKVWALKTLANGNEIELIKDFFSFRYLENKGAAFGIFQGKTFLLVLFTLIAILAIIYYVVKYKPKSKFIKIGFACIIAGALGNLYDRIFYKFVVDFILVHYKDVYYYPTFNIADILVVVGTIMLGIFILKEGK, encoded by the coding sequence ATGGAAATTTTGGTTATTATAATTGGCATACTTTTAGATAGATTTACTAAAGTATGGGCTTTGAAAACATTAGCTAATGGAAATGAAATAGAGTTAATTAAAGATTTTTTCTCATTTAGATATCTTGAGAATAAAGGAGCTGCTTTTGGGATTTTTCAAGGAAAGACTTTTTTATTAGTTTTGTTTACATTAATAGCAATTTTAGCAATTATATATTATGTAGTTAAATATAAACCTAAGTCTAAATTTATAAAAATAGGGTTTGCTTGCATAATAGCAGGAGCTTTAGGAAATCTGTATGATAGAATTTTTTATAAATTTGTAGTGGATTTTATTTTAGTTCATTATAAAGATGTTTATTATTATCCTACGTTTAATATAGCTGATATTTTAGTTGTAGTAGGAACAATAATGTTAGGTATATTTATATTAAAGGAAGGAAAGTAA
- a CDS encoding RluA family pseudouridine synthase: MCTKEFIIHENLVNCRLDLFISNSLEGKSRSYIQKLIQEGHVKVNGKDKKSNYKLKLHDSVVVNNIEKEDKKINPENIEMDILYEDNDIIVINKSQGMVVHPATSNYSGTLVNALLYHCDTLSTLNDDTRPGIVHRIDKDTSGVLVVAKNNKAHEILAEQLKEHSMKREYIAVVEGIVKEENGLVDEPLGRNPKDRIKMAVVEGGKNAVTHYEVLKRFKKNTLVKCILETGRTHQIRVHMSYIGHPLVGDPMYGFKKQRFKLNGQMLHAKKLGFIHPTTEKYIEFESDLPQYYKEILLKLDKEE, encoded by the coding sequence ATGTGTACAAAAGAATTTATAATACATGAGAATTTAGTAAATTGTAGATTGGATCTCTTTATATCAAACTCATTAGAGGGCAAATCTAGATCATATATACAAAAACTTATACAAGAAGGACATGTAAAGGTTAATGGAAAAGATAAAAAAAGCAATTATAAATTAAAATTACATGATTCCGTAGTAGTTAATAATATAGAAAAAGAAGATAAAAAGATTAATCCTGAAAATATAGAGATGGATATTTTATATGAAGATAATGATATTATAGTTATAAATAAATCTCAAGGAATGGTAGTACATCCGGCTACTAGTAATTATAGTGGTACTTTAGTTAATGCATTATTATATCATTGTGATACATTATCTACGCTTAATGATGATACTAGACCGGGAATTGTACATAGGATAGATAAGGATACTTCAGGGGTGCTTGTTGTTGCTAAAAATAATAAAGCACATGAAATTTTAGCAGAGCAACTAAAGGAACATTCTATGAAGAGAGAATACATAGCTGTAGTAGAGGGGATTGTAAAAGAAGAGAACGGATTAGTTGACGAGCCTTTAGGTAGAAATCCTAAGGATAGAATAAAAATGGCAGTAGTTGAAGGTGGCAAAAATGCAGTTACTCATTATGAAGTGTTGAAAAGATTTAAAAAGAATACTTTGGTTAAATGTATTCTTGAAACAGGTAGAACACATCAGATAAGAGTACATATGTCTTATATAGGGCATCCATTAGTTGGAGATCCTATGTACGGATTTAAAAAGCAAAGATTTAAGCTAAACGGTCAGATGCTACATGCTAAGAAATTAGGGTTTATACACCCAACAACAGAAAAGTACATAGAATTTGAGTCCGATTTACCACAATATTATAAAGAAATATTATTAAAGCTTGATAAGGAGGAATAG
- the pyrR gene encoding bifunctional pyr operon transcriptional regulator/uracil phosphoribosyltransferase PyrR, with amino-acid sequence MEFKSILLDEKAIKRTLTRIAHEIIEKNKGVEDVILLGIERRGVPIAKRISELIEQFEGVKVEVDSVDITLYRDDLTEVADQPLLNEKSLDIDVKNKKIILVDDVLYTGRTARAAMEAVIKHGRPANIQLAVLVDRGHREVPIRADYVGKNVPTSRKELVSVMVSEIDNEDAVKIFEK; translated from the coding sequence ATGGAATTTAAATCTATACTTTTAGATGAAAAAGCAATCAAAAGGACATTAACTAGAATAGCCCATGAAATAATAGAAAAAAATAAAGGGGTAGAAGATGTTATACTTTTAGGAATAGAACGTAGGGGAGTACCTATTGCTAAAAGGATTTCAGAGTTAATAGAGCAATTTGAAGGAGTAAAAGTAGAGGTCGATTCAGTAGATATTACTCTTTATAGAGATGATTTAACAGAAGTAGCTGATCAACCGTTACTTAATGAAAAGAGCTTAGACATAGATGTTAAGAATAAAAAGATAATATTAGTAGATGATGTTCTTTATACAGGAAGAACTGCAAGAGCAGCCATGGAGGCAGTTATTAAACATGGAAGACCTGCTAATATACAATTAGCAGTTTTAGTTGATAGAGGTCATAGAGAAGTTCCAATAAGAGCCGATTATGTTGGTAAGAACGTACCAACTTCAAGAAAAGAATTAGTATCTGTAATGGTTTCAGAAATAGACAATGAAGATGCTGTTAAGATATTTGAAAAATAA
- a CDS encoding Rqc2 family fibronectin-binding protein: MALDGIFLYSIIDELKTNLVNGKIDKVNQPEKDEIILNIRKGKSSYKLLISSSSNYPRIHLSNLTKTNPIKAPMFCMVLRKYINNAKILDVYQIDNDRIAVIDFESTDELGFNSIYSLIIEIMGRHSNITLVRKRDNIVMDSIKHITPDINTYRCIYPGIAYVYPPKSLKLNPFTFTCQEINNHIINNNIEFNNTIFSKIFTGVSKTLSSEICYRLQKQNIELNISSLNTITSFLKKIFENVELKKLAFNSYKKNNALLDFYCLELTCYNDYLIMNYESPSTLLENFYYTKDKADRLKARSSDLQKIALNNINRCIKKDKILNKTLEKCSNKETSKLYGELLTANIYALKKGMNEIELSNYYSEHYDMVKISLDENKTPSQNIQLYYKKYNKLKKSEEAAHTQLEQNKEELDYLYSVLTNINNADNYDEIEEIKKELIETGYIKFKKIYKTKKSKTSKPMHFISKDGFDIYVGKNNIQNDYLTLKFANKHDIWFHTKNIPGSHVIIKNTGNIPESTLLEAANLAAYYSKSQTSSNVPVDYTEIKNVKKPNGAKPGMVIYSTNQTIYITPTNPELN; this comes from the coding sequence ATGGCACTAGACGGAATATTTTTATATAGCATTATAGATGAATTAAAAACTAATCTTGTAAATGGAAAAATAGATAAAGTAAATCAACCTGAAAAAGATGAAATAATTCTTAATATAAGAAAAGGAAAATCTTCTTATAAATTACTTATTAGTTCTTCTTCAAACTATCCTCGAATACACCTAAGTAATCTAACTAAAACAAACCCTATAAAAGCTCCTATGTTTTGTATGGTTCTTAGAAAATACATAAATAACGCTAAAATATTAGATGTATATCAAATAGATAATGATAGAATAGCCGTTATAGACTTTGAAAGTACTGATGAATTAGGATTTAATAGCATTTATTCTTTGATAATAGAAATAATGGGTAGACACAGTAACATAACCTTAGTTAGAAAAAGGGATAATATAGTCATGGATAGCATAAAACATATTACTCCTGATATAAATACTTATAGATGTATTTATCCTGGAATAGCATATGTATATCCACCAAAATCTTTGAAATTAAATCCTTTTACCTTCACTTGCCAAGAAATTAATAATCATATAATAAATAATAATATTGAATTTAATAATACCATTTTTTCTAAAATTTTTACTGGTGTAAGTAAAACATTATCTTCAGAAATCTGCTATAGACTACAAAAACAAAATATAGAATTAAATATATCTTCTTTAAATACTATTACATCTTTTTTAAAGAAAATTTTTGAAAATGTTGAACTTAAAAAATTAGCATTTAATTCCTATAAAAAAAATAATGCTCTTTTAGATTTCTATTGTTTAGAACTAACTTGCTATAATGATTATTTAATCATGAATTACGAATCTCCAAGTACTCTTTTAGAAAATTTTTATTATACTAAAGATAAGGCTGATAGATTAAAAGCAAGGAGTTCAGACCTACAAAAAATTGCTTTAAATAATATAAATAGATGTATAAAAAAAGATAAAATTCTTAATAAGACTTTAGAAAAATGCTCAAACAAAGAAACATCTAAACTTTATGGTGAGCTTTTGACAGCTAATATATATGCCTTAAAAAAAGGTATGAACGAAATTGAACTTTCCAATTATTATAGTGAACATTATGATATGGTAAAAATCTCACTTGATGAAAACAAAACTCCCTCTCAAAACATTCAATTATACTATAAAAAGTATAATAAATTAAAAAAGTCTGAAGAAGCAGCACATACTCAACTTGAACAAAATAAAGAAGAATTAGATTATCTTTATTCTGTTCTAACAAATATAAATAATGCGGACAATTACGATGAAATTGAAGAAATAAAAAAAGAATTAATAGAAACTGGATATATAAAGTTTAAAAAAATATACAAAACCAAAAAATCAAAAACTTCAAAACCTATGCATTTCATATCAAAAGATGGTTTTGATATATACGTAGGAAAAAATAATATTCAAAATGATTATTTAACATTAAAATTTGCAAATAAACATGATATTTGGTTCCATACTAAAAATATACCTGGTTCTCATGTAATAATAAAAAATACAGGAAATATACCTGAAAGTACTTTACTTGAAGCTGCAAATCTTGCGGCATATTATAGTAAATCTCAAACTTCTTCTAATGTTCCTGTAGACTATACCGAAATTAAAAATGTGAAAAAACCTAACGGTGCAAAACCTGGTATGGTTATATATTCTACTAATCAAACTATATATATAACACCAACAAATCCTGAATTAAATTAA